A window from Cryptomeria japonica chromosome 1, Sugi_1.0, whole genome shotgun sequence encodes these proteins:
- the LOC131073498 gene encoding pentatricopeptide repeat-containing protein At1g66345, mitochondrial, protein MEFPVWRNLLTPMLRSKRVIDLPLPNAYLSIFITRTVSTLSHTLHDEREEQDNNKFISTICDIVRQGSDWDTLSHRVDSTRLTHQHVDKVLLCLQLDSPKSFKDAKLALKFFHWAAHRQQIQHTLQSYSITIQLLIAANMFFHARPLLDALILEHPQARMFEDAMSTCRLMKNHGFVPTLRAWNTLLHVVEKSDQTAMVWEIYEEMLGVRIYPNKITVKILIDALCKQGTLEETIDLIDKIQRKRSPSTAVVNTALVRRVMERGRVEEGTMLLKRMAKKSLIPTIIAYGLIIYGHCKVGNLQQALDIHQQMVMKGLNASDFTYTALISGFCSKGRIEEARDLMLHMKEQGLKPYDLTYNSLIQGCCKVGGREEEAMKLEQEMLEKGFLPSVSVCNALICNLCKAGHAGTANRMLTILLDKDFTPNEVTYSNLIDGYCKEGKVEEVLKLYYEMEYRNLIPSPLTFGLIFRCLCTNQKFKEMEMLLKVMSLRGLMANGFVCRTVIEGLYETDKNNKALQQYDEFKNKGYVPDSHSFALLIKGLSSHSKLENVNELLNGMEEFVLKSSV, encoded by the exons ATGGAGTTCCCAGTATGGAGAAACCTCCTGACACCAATGCTCAGGAGCAAGAGGGTTATAGATTTGCCTCTCCCAAATGCTTACCTCTCTATCTTCATCACGAGGACTGTCTCGACATTGTCTCACACGCTGCATGATGAAAGAGAAGAGCAGGATAACAATAAATTCATATCTACAATCTGTGACATTGTAAGACAAGGCAGCGATTGGGACACTTTGAGCCATCGAGTGGATTCAACCAGATTGACCCACCAACATGTTGATAAGGTTTTGCTCTGTTTGCAGTTGGATTCGCCGAAATCCTTCAAGGATGCCAAATTGGCCCTCAAGTTTTTCCACTGGGCAGCCCACCGTCAACAAATTCAACACACACTTCAGTCCTACTCCATCACCATTCAACTCCTCATTGCAGCAAATATGTTCTTTCACGCCAGGCCTCTGCTCGATGCCCTCATACTCGAGCATCCCCAAG CGAGGATGTTTGAGGATGCTATGTCTACATGTCGTCTCATGAAAAATCATGGATTTGTTCCAACTCTCCGGGCCTGGAACACTCTTCTCCATGTAGTGGAAAAATCTGATCAGACTGCGATGGTTTGGGAAATATATGAAGAAATGCTGGGGGTCAGAATATACCCAAATAAAATAACTGTCAAAATCTTGATTGATGCCCTCTGCAAGCAGGGCACCCTGGAGGAAAcaattgatttgatagataaaattcaaaggaaaagaaGTCCAAGCACTGCTGTTGTTAATACGGCCCTTGTCAGACGTGTGATGGAACGAGGGAGGGTGGAGGAAGGAACCATGCTTCTGAAAAGAATGGCGAAGAAAAGCCTGATTCCAACAATCATTGCTTATGGTTTGATCATTTATGGTCACTGTAAAGTTGGCAACTTACAGCAGGCCTTGGATATTCACCAACAGATGGTTATGAAAGGGCTTAATGCTAGTGATTTTACTTATACTGCATTAATCAGTGGATTTTGCAGCAAGGGAAGGATTGAAGAAGCAAGAGACCTTATGCTTCATATGAAAGAACAAGGCCTGAAGCCTTATGACCTAACATACAATTCCCTTATTCAAGGCTGTTGTAAAGTAGGAGGCCGAGAGGAGGAGGCCATGAAATTAGAACAGGAAATGCTGGAAAAGGGCTTTTTGCCTAGTGTTTCTGTCTGTAATGCCCTCATTTGTAATCTCTGCAAAGCGGGTCATGCTGGTACAGCCAATCGCATGTTGACAATATTGCTGGACAAAGACTTCACTCCAAATGAAGTTACTTATAGCAATTTAATTGATGGGTATTGCAAGGAAGGGAAAGTGGAAGAGGTTTTGAAATTGTATTATGAGATGGAGTACAGAAACCTTATACCTAGTCCTCTGACCTTCGGTCTCATTTTCAGATGCCTCTGTACGAACCAAAAGTTTAAGGAAATGGAAATGCTTCTGAAAGTAATGTCACTGAGAGGTCTTATGGCCAATGGTTTTGTTTGCAGAACAGTGATTGAGGGATTGTATGAGACAGATAAGAACAATAAAGCTCTCCAGCAATATGATGAATTTAAAAATAAGGGATATGTTCCCGATTCTCATAGTTTTGCCCTTCTCATCAAGGGGCTTTCTAGCCATAGCAAATTGGAGAATGTAAATGAGCTTTTGAATGGAATGGAAGAATTTGTTTTGAAATCCAGTGTATGA